In Rickettsia endosymbiont of Gonocerus acuteangulatus, the following are encoded in one genomic region:
- the mlaD gene encoding outer membrane lipid asymmetry maintenance protein MlaD: MKQNIIETIIGFAVLIIAFLFLIFAYKTGSSMTNAKGYQLTASFQSAEGISVGSDVMISGIKIGNVKKIFLDPTSYFATVYLNVNENVKIPKDSKAQVVTSGLLGGKYIAIVPGNDNDDLTPNEEIKYTQSAINIESLINKIVSSFGSK; this comes from the coding sequence ATGAAACAAAATATTATTGAAACAATTATTGGTTTTGCAGTATTAATTATTGCTTTCCTATTCTTAATTTTTGCTTATAAAACTGGCAGTTCTATGACTAACGCCAAAGGCTATCAGCTCACTGCTAGTTTTCAAAGTGCTGAAGGGATATCAGTTGGAAGTGACGTGATGATTTCAGGTATAAAAATCGGTAATGTTAAAAAGATTTTTTTAGATCCAACCAGCTATTTTGCTACTGTATATTTAAATGTCAATGAGAATGTTAAAATACCTAAAGACTCAAAAGCTCAAGTAGTTACTAGTGGTCTACTTGGAGGTAAATATATTGCAATCGTACCAGGAAACGATAATGATGATTTAACGCCTAATGAGGAAATAAAATATACTCAATCGGCTATTAATATCGAATCTTTAATTAACAAAATTGTTTCTTCATTCGGTAGTAAGTAA
- a CDS encoding transposase, producing the protein MLFIARIPFQTVLFDTWYSTHKIMQHVDSLGKYYYAPIKANRNVSKTHDSKPYKAVKELTFSDEEIRHGVEIHIKGFAKNKHVNLFKFTVSTNRVEYVVTNNKTQKSSKAVQDECGFRWVIESMHREIKQLTGIERCQCRKQRIQRNHISCAFLVWAFLKRTANTIGKTVYQIKLGLLDDYMQQQLRSPSLRYLEPNIA; encoded by the coding sequence ATGCTGTTTATAGCAAGGATTCCTTTTCAAACAGTACTTTTTGACACATGGTATTCTACACACAAAATTATGCAACATGTTGACTCTCTGGGGAAATATTATTATGCCCCTATTAAAGCCAATAGAAACGTTAGTAAAACGCACGATTCTAAACCTTATAAAGCTGTAAAAGAGTTGACATTTTCAGATGAAGAGATCAGGCATGGAGTAGAGATTCATATAAAAGGCTTTGCTAAAAATAAGCATGTTAATTTGTTTAAATTTACTGTTTCTACCAACAGAGTTGAGTATGTTGTTACCAATAACAAAACTCAAAAATCTTCTAAAGCTGTACAAGATGAGTGTGGCTTTCGATGGGTAATTGAGAGCATGCACAGAGAAATTAAGCAACTTACTGGGATAGAACGTTGTCAATGCAGGAAACAGCGTATTCAACGTAATCATATTAGTTGTGCATTTTTAGTTTGGGCATTTCTCAAAAGGACTGCAAATACAATCGGTAAAACGGTTTACCAAATAAAGTTAGGGCTTTTAGATGACTATATGCAACAACAGCTGCGTTCTCCATCTTTACGATATTTAGAACCAAACATAGCGTAA
- a CDS encoding GIY-YIG nuclease family protein has protein sequence MTYAINYESKLIHQLLQYIPTLPGIYLMYNSDKEIIYIGKAKNLKKRLNYYSKNNLRGRIARMVHQVYLVEYKVTTSESEAFLMETQLIKQHQPRFNILLRRDKSASYIKLRSDHDFPTLVKCYLDNSTGNKLFGPFTSGHQIDLIIAELQKIFKLRTYSDSDFALRKRPCLEYEIGKCFAPCTGNISKEDYAELIEQINDFLSSNIEKLLGKLALKMQVLSDDSHFEKAALIRDRINLKTYAMSKKVINYCKNN, from the coding sequence ATGACTTATGCTATAAACTATGAAAGTAAGTTAATACACCAATTATTACAATACATCCCTACTCTACCAGGAATATATTTAATGTATAATTCTGATAAGGAAATTATTTATATAGGTAAAGCTAAAAATTTAAAAAAACGTTTAAACTATTATAGTAAAAATAATTTGCGTGGCAGAATAGCTAGAATGGTGCATCAAGTTTATTTAGTTGAATATAAAGTTACTACTTCAGAAAGCGAAGCATTTTTGATGGAGACGCAATTAATTAAGCAACATCAACCACGTTTTAATATATTACTTAGACGAGATAAATCAGCTAGCTATATAAAGCTACGATCAGATCATGATTTTCCTACGTTAGTAAAATGTTATCTAGATAATTCAACAGGAAATAAATTGTTTGGACCATTCACATCTGGACATCAAATAGACTTAATCATTGCAGAATTACAAAAAATTTTTAAGCTACGAACTTACAGCGATAGCGATTTTGCCCTTAGAAAGCGTCCATGTTTAGAATATGAAATTGGCAAATGCTTTGCTCCTTGCACAGGTAATATTTCTAAAGAAGATTATGCCGAGTTGATAGAGCAGATTAACGATTTTTTATCAAGCAATATAGAAAAATTACTAGGAAAATTAGCACTCAAAATGCAGGTTCTAAGCGATGATTCTCATTTTGAAAAAGCAGCTTTGATTAGAGATAGAATTAATCTCAAAACTTACGCTATGAGTAAAAAAGTGATAAATTATTGTAAAAATAATTAA
- a CDS encoding IS630 family transposase (programmed frameshift), with translation MARAYAIELRLRVIKAVEAGIRISKVSKLFNVSRDTIYKWKKLKDKQGTLEAATGYQKGHSHKIKDSESFKEFFKANMNKTSKELAKQWGNIASVTILRQIRKLGYSYKKTHFHLKRDIKLRNEFIAKIQTITKDKLVYLDESGIEDNACKEYGWSIIGQRCYGEKVYQHKFRISMIAGLCNGNLIAPVIFEGNCNTEVFKTYIRDVLITELQPGQTVIMDNINFHKNSKVKEFIESVGCTILYLPTYSPDLNPIEHYWFKIKNEIRKVVEDFETFYDAVFNTIKLSVS, from the exons ATGGCACGAGCATATGCAATAGAACTAAGACTAAGAGTTATAAAAGCTGTAGAAGCAGGGATACGAATAAGTAAGGTAAGTAAATTATTTAATGTAAGTCGTGATACTATATATAAATGGAAAAAATTAAAAGATAAGCAAGGTACTTTAGAAGCAGCAACTGGTTATCAGAAAGGACATAGTCATAAGATAAAAGATTCAGAATCTTTTAAAGAATTTTTTAAAGCTAATATGAATAAAACATCAAAGGAGTTAGCAAAGCAATGGGGTAATATTGCATCTGTAACTATTTTAAGACAAATCAGAAAACTTGGCTATAGCTATAAA AAAACTCATTTTCATCTGAAAAGAGATATTAAATTAAGAAATGAATTTATAGCAAAGATACAAACCATCACAAAAGACAAATTAGTATATCTTGATGAATCTGGAATAGAGGATAATGCTTGCAAAGAGTATGGATGGAGCATTATAGGACAAAGGTGTTATGGAGAAAAGGTGTATCAACATAAATTTAGAATAAGTATGATAGCTGGTCTTTGTAATGGTAATCTTATTGCTCCTGTAATATTTGAAGGTAATTGTAATACAGAGGTCTTTAAAACTTATATTAGGGATGTATTAATTACAGAATTACAACCTGGGCAAACCGTTATTATGGATAACATTAATTTTCATAAAAATTCTAAAGTTAAAGAGTTCATTGAATCCGTTGGTTGTACCATATTGTATTTACCAACTTACTCTCCTGATTTAAATCCTATAGAGCATTACTGGTTTAAGATAAAAAATGAAATTAGGAAAGTTGTAGAAGATTTTGAAACATTTTATGATGCTGTTTTTAATACTATTAAATTGTCAGTATCTTAA
- a CDS encoding DUF4385 family protein — MLPFWKFKTPGVAKESSEKIYDMFLEYLNDNDFVGADMARKYLQMGFTRSRRYTNYKGGKKYDAEHDYEQLEKGTGDPEKAISAEIFFKKWQEAEENEKYKAMKKEWKKQFG; from the coding sequence ATATTACCTTTCTGGAAATTTAAAACCCCTGGAGTTGCTAAAGAAAGTAGTGAAAAAATATATGATATGTTTTTGGAGTATTTAAATGATAATGATTTTGTTGGGGCAGATATGGCTCGTAAATATTTACAAATGGGTTTTACCAGAAGCAGACGTTACACTAATTATAAGGGGGGTAAAAAATACGATGCTGAGCATGATTATGAGCAGTTAGAGAAAGGAACAGGGGATCCTGAAAAAGCCATAAGTGCTGAAATATTTTTTAAAAAATGGCAAGAAGCGGAAGAAAATGAGAAATATAAAGCTATGAAAAAAGAATGGAAAAAGCAATTTGGTTAA
- the tnpA gene encoding IS200/IS605 family transposase → MSKYIHKSHNVTVLLHMVFPAKYRRAVFDVSVDQVLREICLEIEKRYQIKFLEIGVDEDHVHFLVQSVPTYSVTKIVTTIKSVTARQIFRQCPQVKKQLWGGEFWTDGYFTSTVGKHGNENMIGKYVKNQGKEYQKLHEDHQLAFF, encoded by the coding sequence ATGAGCAAATATATACATAAAAGTCATAATGTTACGGTACTGCTTCACATGGTATTTCCAGCAAAATATCGCCGAGCAGTGTTTGACGTATCAGTTGATCAAGTATTACGAGAAATATGTTTAGAGATAGAAAAGAGATATCAAATAAAATTTTTAGAAATAGGGGTTGATGAAGATCATGTCCATTTTTTGGTACAATCTGTACCAACCTATAGCGTAACAAAAATAGTAACAACAATTAAAAGTGTTACAGCTCGTCAAATATTTAGACAGTGTCCACAGGTAAAGAAACAATTATGGGGTGGAGAATTTTGGACTGATGGATATTTTACGAGTACGGTAGGTAAGCATGGAAATGAGAATATGATAGGAAAATACGTAAAAAACCAAGGCAAGGAATATCAGAAACTGCATGAGGATCATCAGCTAGCTTTCTTCTAA